agcaaaGCAGATGAAAAGGACGCGATAGAAAGTAAGAACACGAGAAGACAGAAGTGAGCAGTTCAAAGAGCTAAACATAGACTCGTAATAATTGCACTATTATAGTTATGTAAACAGGCTCGTTTATGCGGAACGGCCTTAAAGCAGGCTTCCTACCCGGCATCTCATTAGTCGCGACAGGAAGAAGGAGGAAGAACGTAGAAAGGAGTGCGACCTCGGTGTACAATGCTGATTTCAAATCGATCGGGGCTTTAACGCTCgttttactgttttttttttctcaaccGCACCTTTCTCTCCGCTAACAGCGGGCGAAGCCTATTTAAGAcacggaaatattttttgctatgAATTACAAGTCAGCGATAAATAGCTACAGCGagcgaaaaaaaaggaacacgATCTCGCGTCGAGTAGATCAGCATTGCTACTGCGCAAACGACATAAAAGAATACTACAAGATTAAAAAAGGAATTCTGTCCATTAAGATGTCATGTTAGTTAACAGTACTAGAGCACGTGAGCAAATTAAATCAGTCTGACGTTTACATTTACATCAGCAATCGATTAACGAAACGTTCTTCGGAATGGtaagttttgcaataattgaTTCGCCATTGTCTGTTGTAGTTGTGTTAACAGCAGATTGgcaattaattaactaattgacaatttaatgaaattacgCATATAACGCAAAAGATGTTTGAAAACAAGATTCCATTTGAGAATTGTCTGTAATTAGCGACTGCGTACTTTCTTTCATTATATGTTTTCCtgcaatattataatgaaagGTTTACGcatctttgttttttaatttaaaagaaaggcctcttaaaaaaaattcatgatATACTCtttgttgtattattttaaatttttattatttctattaagtTGGCGAGTGTAGcaatatctttatttcttatgtaatttcaCTTCCTGTTATTATCTGAACTCTCTGTTAGACTGCATTTAGAGCGCACTTACTTCAATGCATGTCTAACGAAATGTTACATTAACGATCGCTGGTTCCTTACGCGGTTTCACTGAAGCGAGATTGCGGCATACACGGTAGTTAGTTCAGTTCTACCTTTGCAAAGCAGAAAATTGTTAACTAATTGCACAAGTCTAAAAATTCGAGCAAGgcggataaaaaaagagaaaaaaagatttttcgtTTGTAAACACTATGAAATATCtacttatttaaattacttttatgtttGCCAcctaattaatgtttaaataaaactttttataattacaatgcTAACTTACTAcagtaagataaaaattataataaataacagctTAGTTACatgtttatatcatattttatattacactaaaataaaataaatctctatTAGATAGTGCACATACGCAGCGAgtggaaaatgtaataatatttctctcgacatgcgtaaaaaaatataacgaattggaaatgtaataatatgatcatagtatatttttattataaaatataatgaattggaaatgtaataatatgatcatagcatatttttattatgtaatatcaCATTAATACGCATATTAAAgcttaaaacataataaataaatttataattaaaaataaagatttaattgcgattaaaaataaatatattttttttattttaacgaatGCACATACGGATATGTTAGCTTTATGAGAACaaagtttttttatgcaattgcGATGGAAAGAAACCTAAGAAAGAAATCATCCTCGTCTTTTTCATAGAACACTTGTCTTATCAATATGCTATCAGCATCTATGTTAGAATTAAAAGTACACATAGCCATGTATTGTACAtagtaacatttatttttcgatatattgCTGATAAACTATTGTTCGATGCGTGTcgataatatctataaattgcaacaaaaacatgttacatgtaaaaaaaaattggttattaatataatttaatttaaaataaacataaaatataatgtagctctttttctaaaaaggaTGTAGATAAGGTACTGAATAAAGGTTCTACGTGAGAACAGCCGCTCTTAGAGGATCTTTACGCAGAAGAGATGCTCTGCAGAGGATTCTCTCTATTTACGCGAAGCAACGTATCAAGAGAAAGCTCTATGAACAACTTCATTTCACGACGTGGCTAACGAACTATGAGAATAAATGACGATTTTAAAGCGCCGGATGTTCGTGGCGACGATGACGTCACTAGACGTCGCGACGTCCCTCGTAAACCACGCACTTGCATTTTTATAGCGTTGAAAAGATATTGTTCTGTTTTTGCCGTtgataaaatatgcaacatctattctattaatttgattaaacgGCGGATCAATATCTTGGAAACTCtgcagataataattttcataatttttattaccttCTCTTTCCACGTTATTTCATatcgaaaaaagaataaagattctttgtaaaaatcaattttaaagatatccGAGCGGGATTTAATttgctatataattttatttagaatacaTCACTGCATCTTCAATTACGACgatcaacaaaattaatttaatcaactACTAAGCTTATTACTTGCAGCAGTCTCAAGTCTTCCAGATCTTATTACACATACATAGCAAAAATTCTAGACGTTCCTCATTACGAATCTATGATATCCGAATGAAAAGGTACGGAGCAAGAGATAAGATTGAATTTGTAACGCACTTCGCGATGAGAACTTCGCAGCGCATTGCTTATGATGTGAAGAATAACGGTATGGAATCTGTTCCCTTCCTCGTTAACGACGGCGTGCGATAATAATTAAGCATAAAGAGGCGATGGTGCAAGAAAGCAGGGAGCTTCTAACAAGGACAAATTATGGCTTCGATTCATCTCCGTGCACTGTTATAACGATTGCCTCGGGTCAACGCGAGTTATTCGTCGGTCGCAGCTCACCGATACTCGGATCCCTAACAAGACATTGCAATTACTCGCATTGCATATATATTGCACTGAAAAATAATCAGAGCGTAGTCCCTCGGACTGATGTAATACAGATTACGGGATTATCGCTAAActcgacaaaaaaaaagaacggagCATCGATAATACATGCGTATCATCGATGGTGCAGATTGATAAACGAAAGCAATACTTGGTGCTCACCGAGTGAAACGTTGCTACAGAACGTTGCTAATGTAGAATTCGATATCGTTATTATGGATTTCGCTAATGGTAAAGGTGCTTACTTTCTTCTCATAATAGTTATGTAAGATCGATCGATCTATTTACGTAACGCCGATAACCTCCGCAGCAGCCGTTGAGAAATGTTACCGTCAAGGAAGTCAGATTACGGAAATCACTCTCTTTCCGTTCGCGTAGCTCTCCTCTCACCGGGAGAAACTGTATAGCCTCTATATGCGCGCTCCTCTGTACGCCTGAATATGATTCGCCCAAGGCAAACattcgatattatttcttcCAGCAACCTTGACTGTGGAATGATCTACCTTGTACTTCGAATAGAGAAACCTGACCGGTATGCGAGACGTGCACACACTTGACTTTATCTCGGAATATAATGTCGGCATATGATTTGTGAAACACACGCGTAACATTAATTACTTATGGATCTCGAGACGACATGTACAGAGTGTCTCAAAGTTCTATTGTATGCGCGACTCGCGAATAAACAGTCATTTAAATGTAACCTATTCTAAATCAgacaattctaaatttttatattttattactgcatgaaataaaaaattgcacgatTTAATTTCTCGAGACTTTTCCAGACAATTTTACTGCGATTCGCGAATTTTCTCTGTACAAGAAAATGTTTCGGTGAAAATGCAAGTCAAGCACCAAGTTCCTTAAATCTATACAATTATCCCAGATATCTATTCATCACGCGCTTGCGTTATATATTGCGTTATAATGTTGCAGTTAAAAGAGCATATAAGATATCATTTTAGACACTCAAGAGTTCTATAATATTCTACTGCGTAATCTTTAACTAGATAATAAGCTTCTTGATACGTCCAACTTGAAATCGTAACATGATGACTGGTACAGACACTTTCACATGTCGCCCGGTAACCACATTGTAACATGTTCCGCTTAGTTTCACGGGAAGTAGTTAAGATTCcacttataatatataccgTAGTAGTTATCATAACTCGCAATACCTCCTCAAGTGCATTACGTAAGAAAATTCAACAAGCCGGTTTCATAGACTCTAAGTGTACCTTTTGTCACATGACTTGCATTATGACTGCGCAATTAAATTGGTAGAAATAAACAAACTGTGACTTGCGAGAGTAACATGCTAGTTCAGAGAAATCATTAATCGCTCGCTGTAAAATCAAACTCAAGCTTAAGCCTTTGTGATAGAAAGGTGAGGAAATGCTATATCGGTCAATGAAAAACGccgtgttaataatttaatatttattttgctaagACAGCacgtgtaaaaaaagaaaaacgcaaTCATTATATACAAGGGTAATCGTTAATATCAATTGACGTTCAACTATCGTCAATGATGCAGGTCAAAGCTGATCTCGTGACCGCCGAATCCGCCGCCGTGTCCGaagccaccgccgccgccgccgccgccgccgtgaTGACCGTGCACCAGGACCGGGTAGGATTCCTTAACGATGTACGGCACCTTGACTGGGTAAGGCACTTCCTTCTCTACGGCGTAGGGTACTTTTACAGGTACGTTATAGGGCACGGGTATCTTGACGGGCACCTTGACGGGCACCTTGACGGGCACCGGGACCGGTTTTTCCACGGGGACATGTACGGTCTTCTCCACCGGAACCGGGTAAGGCTTTGGTACGTGATACGGTATCGGATTGTCCACCGGAATCTTCACCGGCACGTGCACCGGCACCGGCACGTTTTTCTCGACGGTGTAAGGCACCGGGACTGGTACAGCGACCTCGCGATGAATCGTGATGCCGGAAATTTTTCCGccatcgccgccgccgccgccgccgccaagACCGCCGCCGAATCCTCCGCCGAAGTCACCGCCGAAATCGTGTCCGCCAAAACCACCGCCGCCACCAAAACCGCCATGACCCAGACTCAGTTCCAGGCCGCGCTTGCTCTTGATGTCCTTTGAGCTGGCAGCTCCTTTGCCGTCGGGCTTCTTGGTCTCGGCGGCCAGAGCCACCGTCGCCACAAGCGCGAGGAGCACGAGGATCTGCGAATAAACGTGTTTTAATTGCGGTCTTTCATCGCCAAGGTTTGGATTGACTGGTCAACTCGGAATGCTCTTTGAGGGTCCCTTTTGAATTAATAGCAGCTTTACGCTTTGCGCGGTGTAGAAAAAATTCGAATTAAATCAAAGTCTCGAAAGGTGCGATGTATGAGGTGACTAAACAACGACGGTTTGCTATTACAAAATTCGATGCACTGGGCAAAAAGGATAATTAATGCGAAGTATCTAATTACGCCACGCTGTTCAGCGGAGCTTTCACTCATCGAGGGAAGATAAAAAATCACACCGTGATCTCTATAATTCTAACACTGCGGCGCGAGAAGTGCAACACCGTAATTATCTAAATGCCGTGCTAAATCCCGATGCCCCCTCATAAGGCGCATAATCCCGCGCATAATCTTCCACTGCCCTAAAGGGACCCCGTCAGAGCCCTACGTACGCGCCGCTGTGCCAGCGGCGCAAGCTCACCTGCGAAGTGCTCATGGTAGCCTTCGGGAGTGCACACTGAGGTTGCATCTCGCCAATCAGCAGCATATATACCGACACTTTCGCCGTGCTCGCCGGCCCACTCCCCGGAAAATCGCACTCGTCCGACGCCGGAACGCCGGCTTAAGGTGGACCCGATTGTGCTCGCCGCTCCGTGCAAAACCGTTCGGCATTAAGCCGTTTTCCCACGGGCTCGCCGCTCGACAAGTCTGATTACTGCCGGATGCCCGGATACGGGCGGCACAGCGTTGCCGCCCCCGTCTAGCTCCAATCGAGGAAGAACCATAATTTAGAGCCCGCAATTGATCTTTCGCGTGCCGACTCTAACCCctgctttctttctttctttcatctCGGCGGCAGAAACGTCACAAGCGCGCCGGACGTTTTGTTGCTTTTTCTACTTGCTCCTTGTAAATTTTCCCGGACATAACGATACAGCTCTCATAACGGTATAACTCTCAATGCCTTACATAATGCAGCGCTATTTGCCGCGTAGACAGAGACAATCAGGAAATTCGATGAGcgaagcaataaataatacgcAATGTTggtatactattattaatgattgtGCCTCGTAAAAggcgaaatataatttttttaaattatataaaattgatgcttgccagaatattaaaattattatgaaagtCTCGGTGAAGCTGTAATAGCACACAGCAGTTTGTTTTTAGGTAATGCTTTCGTCTAATACACAAGTGGAGGCACAAGTGGTTGGTAATATGACAGAGGAATTAATCGGACGCGTCGTCGCGCAATCGCCTGCGACAAGGATCctacaaatttaattctacGGTTGTTTGCACGTACGCTTTCCTCCGGAGAGATATTTAATAGCGCTCACACACAGGAGGTTTCGCTAGACGTAACTCTTATCGATACACTCAAATCACCGGGCAATTAACAGCTATGACTcgaaagaaacttttttttttttcttttgatatcGCATAACTCTTGCGAAAATTGAATCGCGTTATGCCACCCCAGGAGAACGGAATCCGCTCTCGTGTGCGTACACATCGAAATCTTCCTTAGTTAAGCTACGACCGACTTTACGAGCGAATTCAATTTCGACGGCTTGCGACCGTAAATCTAAGTGACAAAATCTGTTGCGCGTAGCGATGCACACGTAAGGTGCGACGTTTAGACTTTCTCCACGTGTCACGGACACGCACACACGCTATGTATGCCGGCATCATGCTTGATGCccagttaattaaaaaaaaatatatttgcaatgcgCGAAGGAAGttattaaagtattacaaCGTCGGGCGATGGTACACGCGTTGTCGATTATGAAAGAGGTGACGTAAAAATTTACGTTTTGACATATCGTAAAAGTAATCAGCGTGCTATTGTCGTCTTTTCAATCGTTTTCGTCGAGTTTTACATAAGAACTTAttccgtaatatttttaatagatacgCAAAGATTGGTCGAAGGTTTCGATTGGTAATCAAGCGCGTCGCGAATAACGTATTGAACCTGAATCAGCCGATGTCGAAGCGAAAGCGATGTTTTTCTCATTTTCGTGACGCTCGCGTGCTCTAATTATAATACGCCATTATCAGATCTTATAAAGATACATGCAACTGCTTTTAGTCATTCATGCGCGGCGACTTTTTATCAAAACCGCTTTCATAATCAATTCTGAGTACTTTAGCGTTAAGTATAACTTTTACTTGTACATTTCCAGctgatattttattggcgACCTAAGTAAACTAATGTGTGATACTGCGCAAACGTGTTTCGAATGGCATCTTTGCAAAAGGTCTCACTTACAGGATGATTTGTTCGAAAATAATTACCCCGCAGAAGATATGCAATTACAGCGTTTCGTTTAATATACCGATCCTTGTAATTGCAGGCCAGATGAAGCGCGACtcgcatattaaataaatatttatatttcgtaCGGATCATGGCAAAGTTTCAATGCATTGCAaacatttgcattatttagTAAACAATCGCATcgattgtttaatatattgatcATTATACAGATTTTGTTTAATGAGGATAATTACAAATTCATTTAACCGAGTTGAacttttatgtacaataatatgtTGCACCTTCACGACTAAAATGCACGTGATAATCAAACATTTCATATGTAATGTGGTGTACAATGTACGCGTGATAATCTTTATCTTtctctatttaattattaaaatgttatttattttaaatatcttctgTCCCCTtgctgattattaatttaacctTCTCTTTATCAAGCTAGCCTGTATTTatgaatatctttttcataattatgacattatataattgaggcaattaatgcattttaatcgcaatgattataaataatgaataaaagattataaagaaacgaatttgatacattttctcaagttttaatttgacaaaataaaatacacgagtgaaagagagagccggatatcaattttttatccaaCTAACAgcttaataaaacattttacaatctTTTCAAACTTTCAAATGAGTCCACTTACAATTTCACTTGCAAGCGCCTATTACTTACacaatcattttttgttttacattaacataacgtttttttattcaatcaattggatttatttcaataattaaatttcgttttatattatttttaaaattagtatgcgagtaaatttttttattaatatatataatttttaatttaaaatacaagtaaatatttattatattttatgaaaatttattatgtaaaattatatgtatcacTTGTTAACTATGTCAATGTGACAACAAAATGAaaacaatcaaattaaatatgagCATAAAAATGCATGAGCGCAGTCTCTGTCAGACAATTTTTATCAGGCGGAAGTATCCGTACTTACCAAGAAGCTGAAATCTCAAGACTATCTAgaaagctaaaaatctctttcATCTCTCGGGGCGCAAATTATGTTTGTGTTCGAAGGGGCGAAGGCGTAGCAGAAGCGGAAAGGGCGTAACTAGAAAACGGCTTGATAAACACCTTGAGCGCGAGAACATCTATCCATATATTCATGAGAGCCGCAGTCTGGTCGACTCCAAAGCCTTTCCCATTATTGCATAAGGTTACGCTTGCGGTTGGTGAAGCAGAAATGCAGACTACGCGAAAATCCCGCTGTCGACGACGTCTGCCCGCACTGTCGTCGTAGCGCGCGAGAATCCGCCGGTGCACTTAGAGCGCATTTACGCCACCGCAACCACCCGCTCTGCGGTATAAAGTTCAAGAAACTCGAActccaaaaaaatatttcagcggAGAATAAGAACTGCCAATTGAAAGTTCGGGACGTCGTCCCGCGCAAAATCAATTTGCATTTGCGCGGATGAGACCGCCTCACGGACGAAAAAAATACCGCgttgatgaaattaataacgCCGACTCTACGCTGCTAATAAACTTTGGCAGAGGGAAAGGTACACTGGATGCAGACATTTAAGTTGACATTAGACACAGGTGTTCACGTGCAAAGGATTAATTTGCATACGGCGCACACGAGGTGGGTTCGTGTCGCGTACGAGATCAAAAGCGGTTTTCGTGGTCTCGCGAAAAAGCCTCCTCAGCGAAATTAGCGGTAGGAAATACGATGTgccaaaatttgcataattgcgAATCTCATAAATATCGGGGATTGGTAGAAAGTGTGCGATCGCCGATTACTACCTCCAATATCGGGCACATATCGTGTGTATTATATCCGGCAGTAAACATAATCGACTAGTTTACTACGCAAAGTTCCGTATACGTAATGCCGCAGACAATCGATGGAacggaaaagagagaaaagaagtgAAAGATTTCACCGCGTTAGATTTAATCTCATATTCGTATAACGATTGTGGGCTCAACAGCTtcctgatattatttttactgcaGGAAGACTTTCGAGCAAATaactttgcaattaaaatcgCGCGGTGCGTACGTAATTCAGAACGTAATAACGATTCGCGCAGAGGCACTTATGACACAATAACTATATACATAGGAAAGATTAACTTGGAAACGAGCTAACTAACGCGCGTTACGGGAGTAGATTATGTTTGACTCCTGGATGAGcaggagaaagaaaagtttatgattctcgtgaaaattttatattgtttataatagaattatttcaattcaaaggttgtttaatattaatatactgaGTGCGCaatagtatttaatttattacattaagttatgttaattatgtattaatatgcACATTAATTTACCAGTATTATCgcgaataacaaatttatattatttagatatattatgTTGTTGCGCCCGTACTatttcgccgctgatgctgtgtatgttacagctgacggaccgatcgataatatcgatcggtcatTAGAAAGTTGAAGCCAAAtggcatttattaataatctttcttatatttgttgtcAAGACAACGAATATTGATTAGCGGTTTAAAGGGTCTCTATGACAGTTATAAACAAACTGTCATATGTCAGATCTTTGGTAGCTGTCTGCTCGGGCGGACGTTTATGACAGCTCCGGTCTTAGTATTGTATTTCCGGTTACTAATTGTTGAGTTctgtgttaattattaaagtgtcCTCTTTCATAAAAAGTGTTGATTTATTTGTGCGAACTGCACGACGCGTTTCGGAAACGTaacaatatattgcataaaatatattggaaTAAATTGCACAACTTTGACgtttttaaatgaaactttACAATGTAACGCGATACTTGCCAGTTGATGACTGCTGATAGATTTACATCTGCTGTCACTACTTCGTGAAAACATGCTACGTGTAGCCAGTTTAGAGCAGGAATGACCGCAGAAAATTAGCTATCTCGGCACCAGCGCATGTCATTAGTTTCAAATTCAATGAATGAGACTGTGCGGCTTCAGTAATTAATGGATTGCCGTCACGCACGCACGTGCAATTGCTGATTAGCCAAGAGCGACGTTCTaactaattaactaattaacaCTCGTCACTACGTTTTTggtattgaattttttatcaccGATAAAACGTAAGCGATTAACACTTTCCAAGAGCACCTTTCTAcggcaaataaatatattgagaaaaaCAAATCTTGATCGATTACTATCTAAAGATGCCTTTGGATAAATAAACTGTGGAATGAGATGGAAGCCGATGCTTTCGATGCTTCGGAAAACGTCAATTGTCCGATTTCGGGATCGTGTTGGGGAGCAGAGCAGATTGTGGTCTCTAGCGAATCACTATAAATTCATCGAAAACAATTTAATCCGCGGGTATAGGTCAAGTGGAAACCACCGCATACATCGTCCCTTCGATTTTCGCCGCGGATCGATCGACAGCCAATCAAGAGGGGAGGGAGCGTTCGGCCTCTCGAAACACGCTCCCATCCGATGAGAGAAgtcaaatcaatattttcggATTCAAATATGGAAATCCAAATTCAGATGTATGGAAATTTATTCGTACCGATAACCCTGATAA
The nucleotide sequence above comes from Linepithema humile isolate Giens D197 chromosome 4, Lhum_UNIL_v1.0, whole genome shotgun sequence. Encoded proteins:
- the LOC105670885 gene encoding adult-specific cuticular protein ACP-22, translated to MLLIGEMQPQCALPKATMSTSQILVLLALVATVALAAETKKPDGKGAASSKDIKSKRGLELSLGHGGFGGGGGFGGHDFGGDFGGGFGGGLGGGGGGGDGGKISGITIHREVAVPVPVPYTVEKNVPVPVHVPVKIPVDNPIPYHVPKPYPVPVEKTVHVPVEKPVPVPVKVPVKVPVKIPVPYNVPVKVPYAVEKEVPYPVKVPYIVKESYPVLVHGHHGGGGGGGGGFGHGGGFGGHEISFDLHH